The Tursiops truncatus isolate mTurTru1 chromosome 6, mTurTru1.mat.Y, whole genome shotgun sequence genome includes a window with the following:
- the CCIN gene encoding calicin: MKLEFTEKNYNSFVLQNLNKQRKRKEYWDMALTVDHHVFFAHRNVLAAVSPLVKSLISNHDMKTTDELFITIDPNYLSPTTVDQLLDYFYSGRVVISEKNVEELLRGAQYFNTPRLRIHCSDFLIKSIRRANCLRYLFLAEFFELKEISDLAYSGIRDNFHYWASPEASMQFMRCPPVIFSRLLRDENLHVLNEDQALNALINWVYFQKDEREKYFKKFFNYINLNAVSNKTLMSASNKLTGMEDSSAHATLIESVLVDRRQERPTSLLSYQRKGALLDSVVILGGQKAHGKFNDGVFAYIIQENLWLKLSEMPYRAAALSATSAGRYIYISGGTTEQISGLKTAWRYDMDDNSWTKLPDLPIGLVFHTMVTCGGTVYSVGGSIAPRRYVSNIYRYDERKEAWYLAGKMSIPMDGTAVITKGDRNLYIVTGRCLVKGYISRVGVVDCFDTNSGDVVQCITFPIEFNHRPLLSFHQDNILCVYSHRQSVEINLQKIKANKTTTLVPLLPNNCPLDVSHAICSIGDNKVFVCGGVTTASDVQTKDYTISPNAYMLDQNAGEWKTLAPPPEALDCPACCLAKLPCKILQRI, from the coding sequence ATGAAATTGGAGTTCACCGAGAAAAACTACAATAGCTTCGTGCTTCAGAACCTGAACAAACAGAGAAAGCGCAAAGAGTACTGGGACATGGCCCTGACTGTGGACCACCATGTCTTCTTTGCACATCGCAACGTGCTGGCCGCGGTCTCTCCACTGGTGAAGAGTCTCATCTCCAACCACGACATGAAGACCACTGATGAGCTCTTTATCACCATTGACCCCAACTACCTGAGTCCGACCACGGTGGACCAGCTCCTGGACTACTTCTACAGCGGAAGGGTGGTAATCTCAGAGAAGAATGTGGAGGAGCTGCTTCGTGGGGCCCAGTATTTCAACACACCACGCCTTCGAATTCACTGCAGTGACTTCCTGATTAAGTCCATCCGCCGTGCCAACTGCTTGCGCTACCTCTTCTTGGCTGAGTTTTTTGAGCTCAAAGAGATATCAGACTTGGCCTACTCTGGCATTCGTGACAACTTCCACTACTGGGCCAGTCCTGAGGCCTCCATGCAGTTCATGCGCTGTCCACCTGTCATCTTCAGCCGCCTGCTCCGAGATGAAAACTTGCATGTGCTCAATGAGGACCAGGCTCTCAATGCACTCATCAATTGGGTATACTTCCAGAAGGATGAGCGGGAGAAGTATTTCAAGAAGTTCTTCAATTACATCAATCTTAATGCTGTCTCCAACAAGACGCTGATGTCTGCCAGCAACAAGCTGACGGGCATGGAGGACAGCTCAGCCCACGCAACCCTGATTGAGAGTGTCCTTGTGGACCGCAGGCAGGAGAGGCCAACCAGCCTGCTGAGCTACCAGCGGAAAGGGGCCCTGCTTGATTCGGTGGTCATCCTAGGTGGCCAAAAGGCCCACGGCAAGTTCAACGATGGAGTGTTTGCTTATATCATTCAGGAGAACCTGTGGTTGAAGCTCTCAGAAATGCCCTATCGGGCAGCAGCACTTAGTGCCACCTCTGCTGGTCGCTACATCTACATCTCTGGTGGTACCACTGAGCAGATTTCAGGGCTGAAGACGGCTTGGCGGTATGACATGGATGACAACTCCTGGACCAAGTTGCCCGACCTGCCAATTGGGCTTGTCTTCCACACCATGGTGACCTGCGGGGGGACAGTGTACTCAGTGGGTGGGAGCATTGCCCCAAGGAGGTATGTCTCTAACATCTATCGCTATGATGAGCGCAAGGAGGCCTGGTACCTGGCAGGGAAGATGAGCATCCCTATGGACGGCACAGCCGTGATCACCAAGGGTGACCGGAACCTGTACATTGTCACTGGGCGGTGCTTGGTTAAGGGCTACATCTCCCGGGTCGGGGTGGTGGACTGCTTTGACACCAACTCTGGGGACGTGGTCCAGTGTATCACCTTCCCCATTGAGTTCAACCACCGGCCCCTGCTCTCTTTTCATCAGGACAACATCCTCTGCGTGTACAGCCACCGGCAGAGTGTGGAAATCAACCTGCAGAAGATAAAGGCCAACAAGACAACTACCTTAGTGCCTCTCTTGCCCAACAACTGCCCCTTGGATGTGTCCCATGCTATATGCTCCATTGGAGACAACAAGGTGTTTGTATGTGGAGGTGTCACCACAGCCAGTGATGTCCAGACAAAGGACTACACCATCAGTCCAAACGCCTACATGCTGGACCAAAACGCAGGTGAGTGGAAGACCCTGGCCCCCCCACCAGAGGCCCTGGACTGTCCTGCCTGCTGTCTAGCCAAGCTACCTTGCAAGATTCTTCAAAGGATTTAA